The following proteins are encoded in a genomic region of Leptospira ryugenii:
- a CDS encoding lysophospholipid acyltransferase family protein, with product MKQWKRKFLVWLIPFLVVQLQKLIGATSKNVVLGGDSYEKLRQGKLPHILSIWHTNVLYSPYLHRGKQVAVLISESKDGDFINQVVHRFGNLSIRGSSSRGGGKALKAIILHLKKGLPVAFTPDGPRGPALIVQPGLIAAAQVTGAPIIPFHYECTKQWILEKAWDKHRVPKPFTTFIISYGEPIYIPRTTNEDQFEQERKKVEEAMLANRQRAIEKAEELRK from the coding sequence ATGAAGCAATGGAAACGTAAATTTTTAGTTTGGTTGATTCCATTCTTAGTTGTCCAATTACAAAAGCTCATTGGAGCCACATCAAAAAATGTAGTCTTAGGTGGGGATTCGTATGAGAAATTAAGGCAAGGCAAGTTACCTCACATACTCTCCATCTGGCATACCAATGTTCTCTATTCTCCATATCTCCACCGAGGCAAACAAGTTGCTGTTCTTATTTCAGAGTCAAAGGATGGGGATTTCATTAACCAAGTCGTACATCGATTTGGAAATTTAAGCATCCGAGGAAGCTCTTCAAGAGGTGGTGGCAAAGCATTGAAGGCTATCATCCTGCATTTGAAAAAGGGTTTACCGGTGGCCTTTACTCCTGATGGTCCGCGTGGTCCCGCATTGATCGTTCAGCCAGGATTGATTGCTGCGGCTCAAGTGACGGGAGCACCTATCATTCCATTTCACTATGAATGCACCAAACAATGGATCCTAGAAAAAGCCTGGGATAAACATAGAGTGCCGAAGCCATTCACCACCTTTATCATCAGTTATGGTGAACCAATTTATATTCCAAGAACAACTAATGAAGATCAGTTTGAACAAGAGAGAAAAAAAGTGGAAGAGGCGATGCTTGCAAATCGACAAAGAGCTATAGAAAAGGCAGAAGAACTAAGAAAATAG
- a CDS encoding OsmC family protein: MANLIPNDVVAIIREAQYRTDITLGDHSLIADEPTDQNGSNLGPTPYQLLAASLAACTSITLRMYADRKKLPLTSVEVHVNLEKPAADQTKFVRNIQLIGELKPEEKERLLQVANACPIHKILSGKIEIQSALTE, encoded by the coding sequence ATGGCAAATTTAATTCCCAATGATGTTGTAGCAATTATCCGAGAAGCTCAGTACAGAACTGATATTACACTAGGCGATCATTCTTTAATTGCAGATGAACCAACCGATCAAAATGGTTCAAATCTTGGACCCACACCTTACCAACTATTAGCGGCAAGTTTGGCAGCTTGCACGAGCATCACTTTACGAATGTATGCTGACCGTAAGAAATTACCTCTAACCTCAGTGGAAGTTCATGTGAATTTAGAAAAACCAGCTGCTGACCAAACCAAGTTTGTAAGAAACATCCAATTAATAGGAGAACTCAAACCAGAAGAAAAGGAAAGATTATTACAAGTAGCAAATGCTTGCCCTATACATAAAATTTTATCTGGAAAGATTGAAATTCAATCAGCTTTAACTGAATAA
- the flgK gene encoding flagellar hook-associated protein FlgK, producing the protein MGSTFQGIETSKRGLSAHQQAIQTTGHNISNADNKHYARQRVVMSSMDPLYDPSLNRAQVAGQIGQGVKVSEIERVRDSFLDDRIVENSSLKDYWGKKNDYLYQVETVFNEPSGTTLRSLMDSFWSSWEDLASYPEETAHRAVVQEKAEGLGSRMEDVFKKLTQLRDQSNREIESRVNHLNTIAENIKSLNEKITKSQALGDNPNDLLDRRDQLLQELAGLVDITVGRNDEDELMVFIGQQILVQGQKVHKIDLVGNPDNDGLLDMKWSETGKNVLLRTGSIQALYEIRDQILVEKINQVDALAINAMDVINEIHKDGFGLNGKTNLSFFEERSLATNTFGEIDTDGDGLNDKTALFRVTGRTSLDPDRPLGITGTIRFLKPTASGEEEVLVPYSKDDTLNAVIKRINRAETGVVAYMSHDNQLALKATTNTFDKKENFMIRHLEDSGELLVGLTGILSTSGPAGSFDYRRLGEINKFQANAQDVTLTPMYHPSAFFKMSADVKNNPANIAAARGKDVGGTGDYNTPHGHKDGTNALLIAAALREKPVMFDYSKTTDDFYNSLISKIGTQAREANQEYTTQTELMTELENMRQSVMGVNLDEEMANMVQFQQSYNAAARMISTMNDMLDTIINRLGA; encoded by the coding sequence ATGGGTTCAACATTTCAAGGAATAGAGACAAGCAAAAGAGGGCTATCCGCACACCAGCAAGCGATTCAAACTACTGGGCACAACATTTCAAATGCTGACAATAAGCATTACGCAAGACAAAGAGTTGTGATGAGCAGTATGGATCCTTTATATGATCCATCGCTTAATAGAGCTCAAGTTGCTGGTCAAATTGGCCAAGGTGTTAAAGTATCTGAAATTGAAAGGGTCAGAGATAGTTTCTTAGATGATCGAATCGTAGAAAATTCTTCCTTAAAAGACTACTGGGGAAAAAAGAACGACTACCTATATCAAGTTGAAACAGTGTTTAATGAACCCTCTGGAACTACACTGCGGTCCTTGATGGATAGTTTCTGGTCTTCTTGGGAAGACTTAGCAAGTTATCCGGAAGAAACTGCTCATCGAGCAGTGGTTCAAGAAAAAGCAGAAGGTCTTGGAAGTAGGATGGAAGATGTTTTTAAAAAACTGACTCAACTCAGAGACCAATCCAATCGAGAGATAGAATCGCGAGTCAACCATCTCAATACGATAGCTGAAAATATAAAATCGTTAAATGAAAAAATTACAAAATCGCAGGCATTAGGTGATAATCCAAATGACCTTTTGGATAGAAGAGATCAACTTTTACAAGAATTAGCTGGATTGGTTGATATCACTGTGGGAAGAAATGATGAAGATGAACTCATGGTCTTCATCGGCCAACAAATACTTGTCCAAGGACAAAAAGTACACAAAATAGATTTGGTTGGAAATCCTGATAATGATGGTCTTTTAGATATGAAATGGTCTGAGACTGGAAAGAATGTGCTACTAAGAACAGGTAGTATCCAGGCATTGTATGAGATTAGAGACCAGATCCTCGTAGAGAAGATCAACCAAGTCGATGCCTTAGCAATCAATGCTATGGATGTGATCAATGAGATACATAAAGACGGGTTTGGTCTGAATGGAAAAACCAATCTTTCTTTTTTTGAAGAAAGAAGTTTAGCTACCAACACATTTGGTGAAATAGATACGGACGGTGATGGCTTAAATGATAAAACTGCACTTTTCCGAGTGACTGGTAGAACCTCACTTGATCCAGACCGTCCTTTGGGGATTACTGGAACCATTCGTTTTCTCAAGCCAACTGCTTCCGGCGAGGAGGAAGTATTGGTGCCTTATTCAAAAGATGACACCTTAAATGCAGTCATCAAACGTATCAACCGTGCTGAAACTGGTGTTGTTGCATACATGTCTCATGACAATCAATTGGCACTCAAAGCTACTACAAACACATTTGATAAGAAAGAAAACTTCATGATCCGGCATTTAGAGGACTCAGGCGAGTTACTAGTTGGATTAACAGGAATTTTATCTACATCTGGTCCTGCAGGTTCTTTTGATTATCGTAGATTAGGTGAGATCAATAAGTTCCAGGCAAATGCACAAGATGTGACACTCACTCCCATGTACCATCCTTCTGCTTTCTTTAAAATGTCTGCCGATGTGAAAAACAATCCGGCAAATATTGCAGCTGCTCGCGGTAAAGATGTAGGTGGGACAGGCGATTACAATACGCCTCATGGACATAAAGATGGAACCAATGCCTTACTCATCGCAGCTGCTCTCCGAGAAAAGCCTGTGATGTTTGATTATTCCAAAACGACAGATGATTTTTACAACTCACTCATATCAAAAATTGGAACACAAGCTAGAGAGGCCAATCAGGAATACACCACTCAAACGGAATTGATGACAGAACTAGAGAATATGCGTCAATCTGTAATGGGTGTTAACTTGGACGAAGAAATGGCGAATATGGTTCAATTCCAGCAGTCCTATAACGCGGCTGCTAGAATGATCTCAACAATGAACGATATGTTAGATACCATCATAAATAGGTTAGGTGCATAA
- a CDS encoding adenylate/guanylate cyclase domain-containing protein, with the protein MKYFSNLFHQKIDLAILQTLEEETVRNAEAFAYIRLAGISFWLLLSLVIGVFLEQKDWAVSLPYLSVYMVLSAVILFLAKTGVKRKQLLHWTSVVADIPFIFITMKLSLATAPYPLFGIGFTSALFLLFLIPATTGNSPWPALIGSIEAIILQSVLMYESLLPFPVWLGSLAIVFVIAFFICIHIARRPIRVASQYAGEKEKRDELARYFSPSVASKILSTPDVLDKVEKRYVTVLFSDIRGFTSLSESMQSEEIVEFLNEYLTIMVHVIFKNGGTLDKFIGDGIMAYFGAPIDQEDHALRAVRTARDMLRAVEELNIVRRARNEAELQIGIGLNSGEVVLGDIGSDQRKEHTIIGDTVNLASRVESLTKELQKNLLVTESVVSLTSEEFDWKPAESKVNVRGKKEPVQTYFL; encoded by the coding sequence ATGAAATATTTTTCTAACCTCTTTCACCAAAAAATTGATCTGGCGATCTTGCAGACACTGGAAGAAGAAACTGTGCGAAATGCTGAGGCCTTTGCCTACATACGTTTGGCAGGCATTTCCTTTTGGCTCTTATTATCTCTTGTGATTGGAGTATTCCTAGAACAAAAGGATTGGGCTGTATCTCTTCCTTATCTGAGCGTTTATATGGTATTGAGTGCTGTGATTTTGTTTTTGGCAAAAACGGGCGTTAAACGCAAACAACTTTTGCACTGGACAAGTGTTGTAGCTGATATTCCATTTATTTTTATTACGATGAAATTGTCTTTAGCGACAGCACCGTATCCTTTGTTCGGCATTGGTTTTACAAGTGCCTTGTTTTTACTTTTCCTAATTCCTGCGACAACTGGAAATTCTCCTTGGCCTGCGTTGATAGGTTCCATTGAAGCAATCATATTACAATCTGTACTCATGTATGAAAGTCTTCTTCCATTTCCAGTTTGGTTAGGGAGTCTGGCCATCGTATTTGTCATTGCTTTTTTTATTTGTATACACATTGCACGCAGACCTATTCGTGTTGCTTCACAATATGCAGGCGAAAAAGAAAAACGAGATGAATTGGCAAGATACTTTTCACCATCTGTGGCGTCAAAAATTCTGAGTACTCCTGATGTTCTCGACAAGGTAGAAAAGCGTTATGTGACTGTTTTGTTTTCTGACATTCGCGGGTTTACTTCTCTTTCAGAGAGTATGCAAAGCGAAGAAATAGTAGAATTCTTAAATGAATACTTAACCATTATGGTTCACGTCATTTTTAAGAATGGCGGAACTCTCGATAAATTTATAGGCGATGGAATTATGGCCTATTTTGGAGCACCGATAGACCAAGAAGACCATGCTCTACGGGCGGTAAGAACTGCTAGAGATATGCTACGAGCGGTTGAAGAACTAAATATTGTCAGGCGAGCTCGGAATGAAGCTGAGCTACAAATCGGAATCGGGCTAAACTCAGGTGAAGTCGTGCTAGGCGATATTGGCTCAGACCAAAGAAAGGAGCATACCATAATTGGTGATACAGTCAATCTTGCGTCTAGGGTTGAATCTTTAACAAAGGAGCTTCAAAAAAATCTTTTGGTAACAGAGTCGGTCGTTTCTTTAACAAGTGAAGAATTTGATTGGAAACCTGCAGAATCAAAAGTGAATGTGAGAGGTAAAAAAGAACCAGTTCAAACTTATTTTCTCTAA
- a CDS encoding flagellar hook-associated protein 3: MRITNMMQNNSLVRNLNRHQIALDETQNQLGTGLKIRKPSDDPSAATNQMFFRSRINELTQYDENIADGYQRLKQIDGVLDKMGEIFQRVRVLTVQAGNGIYQGDKGFELEVAIGKEIDQHLRAIVDLANARDATGQPLFGGYVTERPPFEPIESKIKGLQGLELKNQYVGVEYRGDIGEQLREIEKGEYIPVTIPGNKVFWGTNVSVTSKVDNSAYQATSDQMFKIDNVEIHISVGDTIDDIIDKINNAPLEVKASKLAQDNISISSTSPHQIWLEDVGGGTVLRDIGLIDPNASEPPNNYSKSATVTGLSVFDVLIQLRNDLIQKDQERIGGRDLGDLDLALENILRHRATVGARMNRMEEHEERVSYDKMYMTELLAKNEGIDFPETIMNLKWLETIHSYALNVGSKIIKPTLMDFLR; this comes from the coding sequence ATTCGTATCACAAATATGATGCAAAATAATTCCTTGGTGCGAAACTTAAATCGACACCAAATTGCTTTGGATGAAACTCAAAATCAGTTGGGAACCGGGCTCAAGATTCGAAAACCATCTGATGATCCAAGTGCCGCAACAAACCAAATGTTTTTTCGATCGAGAATCAATGAATTGACTCAATATGATGAAAACATTGCGGACGGATACCAAAGATTAAAACAGATCGACGGTGTTTTGGATAAAATGGGAGAAATCTTCCAACGTGTGCGAGTATTGACAGTTCAAGCAGGGAATGGTATCTACCAAGGTGACAAAGGATTCGAATTAGAAGTTGCTATCGGCAAAGAGATAGACCAACACTTAAGGGCGATCGTTGATCTAGCAAATGCAAGGGATGCTACAGGACAGCCTTTATTTGGTGGATATGTTACAGAACGTCCTCCTTTTGAGCCAATCGAATCCAAAATCAAAGGTCTTCAAGGTCTAGAGTTAAAAAATCAGTACGTTGGTGTTGAATATAGGGGAGACATTGGCGAACAATTGCGAGAAATCGAAAAGGGAGAGTACATACCTGTAACGATTCCTGGTAATAAAGTTTTTTGGGGAACCAACGTAAGTGTTACGAGTAAAGTAGATAACTCGGCTTACCAAGCAACCTCAGATCAAATGTTTAAGATCGACAATGTGGAGATACATATCTCGGTTGGAGATACTATTGATGATATCATCGATAAAATTAACAATGCACCACTTGAGGTAAAGGCGAGTAAATTAGCTCAGGATAATATTTCTATCTCTTCTACTTCTCCGCATCAGATTTGGTTAGAAGATGTTGGTGGAGGTACTGTCTTACGAGATATAGGTTTGATCGATCCAAACGCCAGTGAACCACCAAACAACTACTCTAAATCCGCCACTGTCACAGGACTTTCCGTATTTGATGTTTTAATCCAATTGCGAAACGATTTAATCCAGAAAGACCAAGAGAGAATTGGTGGGCGGGACTTGGGAGATTTGGACCTTGCCTTAGAAAACATTCTGAGACACAGAGCTACTGTTGGTGCTAGAATGAATCGGATGGAAGAGCATGAAGAAAGAGTTTCTTATGACAAGATGTATATGACCGAATTGTTAGCAAAAAATGAAGGTATAGACTTCCCTGAAACCATTATGAATCTCAAATGGTTAGAAACAATACATAGTTATGCTTTGAATGTAGGTTCAAAAATTATCAAACCAACATTGATGGATTTTTTAAGATAG
- a CDS encoding metallophosphoesterase, protein MKFALIGDIHGFWSEKDTEYFNQSEYSALFFTGDLGWFRWNGNLSPKFKFQNLKKRAFLIPGNWDGTNLIGILGEVFNHSFLKRWGSIGYQKRMKHLSEICRPVPVLGYSSIVLSEEADLALIVTRPHAMGGGFSFNRNISQYHLVANMEESLIKLKKIIDTTKQKNLFFLSHNGPKGLGSARTSMYGADFKKEGGDFGDEDLSFAIQYAKEIGKKVPAVLSGHMHHGIPSLQKERESLLYKEGTFYINGAKVPRIKGNQHFHTKIEWNGSSVTAIPTWLEL, encoded by the coding sequence ATGAAATTCGCGTTGATCGGCGACATCCACGGATTTTGGTCTGAGAAGGATACTGAATACTTCAACCAAAGTGAGTATTCAGCACTCTTCTTTACAGGGGATTTGGGCTGGTTTCGTTGGAATGGAAATCTATCCCCGAAATTTAAATTCCAAAATTTAAAAAAAAGAGCCTTTCTCATTCCGGGAAACTGGGATGGGACCAATTTGATCGGAATCCTCGGTGAGGTCTTCAATCACTCTTTTTTAAAAAGATGGGGAAGCATTGGATACCAAAAGCGAATGAAGCACCTATCAGAGATTTGCCGGCCTGTCCCAGTTTTAGGATATAGCTCGATCGTTCTCTCAGAAGAAGCAGATTTAGCACTCATAGTAACCCGACCACATGCAATGGGTGGTGGGTTTAGTTTCAATCGGAATATTTCTCAATACCATCTCGTTGCAAATATGGAAGAATCTTTGATCAAACTAAAGAAAATCATAGATACAACAAAACAAAAGAATCTTTTCTTTTTATCACATAACGGACCAAAAGGTCTTGGATCTGCCCGCACTTCAATGTATGGTGCTGATTTCAAAAAGGAAGGTGGTGATTTTGGTGACGAGGATTTAAGTTTTGCTATCCAATATGCTAAAGAAATTGGGAAAAAAGTCCCCGCAGTTCTTTCTGGTCATATGCACCATGGCATTCCTTCACTCCAAAAAGAAAGGGAGTCCTTGTTATACAAAGAAGGCACATTTTATATAAATGGAGCCAAAGTACCTAGAATCAAAGGAAACCAACATTTTCACACAAAGATTGAATGGAATGGTAGTTCTGTTACAGCAATTCCAACTTGGCTTGAGCTTTAG
- the fliW gene encoding flagellar assembly protein FliW: MPVTLHTKPFGTIQVEDRQILNFPQGLLGFEKYTEYALIEENEESPFKWLQSTKEPGLAFILIQPELFLNSYVPLVSEEELVEIGLSSLSEGIIFLIVTIPHENPRGMTANLQGPVIINGKNGKGKQLISRDENHPIRKNIIEMMEEPSAQKV, translated from the coding sequence ATGCCAGTCACTTTACATACAAAACCATTTGGAACCATCCAAGTAGAAGATAGACAGATTCTTAATTTTCCTCAAGGTTTACTTGGCTTTGAAAAGTATACTGAGTATGCATTGATAGAGGAAAATGAAGAAAGTCCCTTCAAATGGCTCCAATCAACAAAAGAACCTGGTCTTGCCTTTATCTTAATCCAACCTGAATTATTTTTGAATTCATATGTTCCATTGGTCTCTGAAGAGGAATTGGTTGAGATAGGACTCTCGTCCTTAAGTGAAGGAATTATCTTTTTGATTGTTACCATACCTCATGAGAACCCACGAGGTATGACAGCTAATTTACAGGGCCCAGTAATCATCAACGGAAAGAATGGTAAAGGCAAACAATTGATTTCGCGAGATGAAAATCACCCCATTCGGAAAAACATCATAGAAATGATGGAAGAACCATCTGCACAAAAGGTTTAG
- the csrA gene encoding carbon storage regulator CsrA yields the protein MLVLARRSNQSIMIGDDIEIVIVDIKGDQVKIGVKAPKSVSVHRAEVYKEIQEENKKAAEATIKPEDLGKLGDIFKKKPKKD from the coding sequence GTGTTAGTTCTTGCAAGAAGAAGCAATCAGTCAATCATGATCGGCGATGATATTGAAATTGTTATTGTCGATATTAAAGGAGATCAGGTAAAAATTGGTGTTAAGGCACCCAAATCTGTTTCCGTTCACCGCGCAGAGGTTTATAAAGAAATTCAGGAAGAGAACAAAAAAGCTGCAGAGGCCACAATCAAACCTGAGGACTTAGGAAAACTGGGCGACATTTTTAAAAAGAAACCTAAAAAGGACTAA